CTGGCGGTGGGCCGGGTTTCCCAGACGCCCTCCTGCTGGTTGCGCATCAGCCGCGGAAACTCGCGCTGGCTGGCCAGGATCATGGCGAGGACCAGTTCCGCGGTGGAGGTCTCATGCACGCCGGCCGCGTTGGCAAAGACCCGGCCGGCCGGGAGCGAATCCGCCACGCCGTCGTACCCGATCGACTGGCTCTGCACCAGGGCAGTCTCCACGGCTTCAAGATTCCGCAGGATCCGCGTCCCGCCCATGTACGGCGGGACCACGATGTCGATCTGCGCCTGCGGCGGTTCGCCCGAGAAGTCCCACTCCAGCACCGTGACATCCGGGTGCGGCGTCAGGTATTCGCGAAGTACGGCATCGGGCAGGGTGACAGTGATCTTCCGGGTCATGGTTCTCCAACAGCTCCGTCGGCTCGGGCAGGTCGGCGCCAGTGCAGCGCGGCCTGCCGGGGTTCTTTGCTGCCAGCCTAGTGGAGGCAAGCAGTCCCAGGGCGTTGCGGGCCACTTTGCGTCGGTGTAGCTTGGCCGGATGCTGAGCATTGGCTCGATCGTGATCCGCGTTGATGACCTCCCGTCCCAGATGGCCTTCTGGCAGGCCGCCCTGGGCTTCGAGCCGCGGCATGAACCCGAGGCCGACTTCGTGATCCTGCAGCCGCCGGGCGGCGCGGGCACCTGCATCTCGCTGGACCGCGTGCCGTCCTCGGTCCACATTCCGCCGCGCATCCACCTGGACCTCTACACCGAGGACCAGAGCGGCGAAGTGCAACGGCTCCTTGATCTGGGCGCCACCCGGATCGAGTGGAGCAAACGGCCCGCGGACGCGGACTACGTGATCATGGCCGACCCCGAGGGCAACCGTTTCTGCGTCATCGACACTGCCGGCCGCGGCGCCACCCAGGGGTCCGAGCCGGGCACATAGCGTCACACACTAACGCTCATAAGCGCACAGGGGTGCCACCAAAATCATTGACTTGCACTGCTTCGTACTGTTAGAACTGATCGGAAAGCGGTTTCCGACCGATCCCCAACAAACACCCCCCGGGCCACGGGTCGGATTCTGCAGGAGTTTTGAAACGATACAAGCATGTGAAGAGCAGCCCTGCATGCTGGTTAACCCACGCGCCCTCGAAGGAGACGGACAATGACGACCGAAGCAGCACTCAACTGGCTGGACGGCGTGGCTCCCGCGGGGCTATCCGGCGGCACCACCTGGGGCATGCCCTTCGCCCGCGGCTCGCTGGCCGGCGTCAGCGAAATCTCCGTCTCGGACGCCGACGGGCGGCCGGTCGCTTCGCAGGCCTGGCCGCTGGCAACCTGGCCGGACGGCTCGCTGAAGTGGGCCGGCGTCGCCCTGCCAGCCGTCGACGCACCCTCCGCCCACTACCGGGTAACGTCCGACGGCGGCGCCTCCCCGGAGTCCGGGCCCTCACCGGAGGCCGCCCCCGCCCAGGAGATCACCGTGACGGAAACCGAAGACGCCATGACGATCTCCACCGGCACCTTGGACATGGTCATCAACCGAAACGGCTCATCCCTGTTCGCCACCCTCTCCCGCGCCGGCACCGTGGTGGCGCGCGATGGCAAACTGGTCAGCCTGCTCCAGGACGGTGTCGCGGAGGCCGCCGGCAGCGTCAGCCGGCAGGCCTTCACGGGTGAGGTGACCGCCGTCGTGCTTGAACAAAGCGGTCCGGTACGCGCGGTGGTGCGGCTGGAAGGCTCACACCGCCCGGATAACCACAGTGACGGGCGCAGCTGGCTGCCGTTCGTAGTCCGGTTCTACTTCCACGCCGGAGCCCGCAGCGTGCGGATGGTCCACTCCTTCATCTGGGACGGCGATGCCGAGCGTGACTTCCTGGCCGGACTCGGCGTCCGGTTCACGGTACCGCTCGAGGGCCAGCTGCACGACAGGCATGTACGCATCGCAGGGGCCGACGGCGGTTTCCTCACCGAGGCGGTCCGCGGCCTGACCGGCCTGCGCCGCGACCCCGGCGAGGCCGTCCGTCGCGCCCAGATCGAGGGACGGGCCACTCCGCCGCTGGAGGAGTGGAGCGACCTGGTGTCCAAGCGGCTCCACCTGATCCCCGCATGGAACGACTACACCCTGACCCAGCTGAGCGCGGACGGCTTCGAGCTCCGCAAACGGACCGGCGAGGGCCACGGCTGGGTGGGAATCTCCGGCGGCACGCGGGCTGCGGGATTCTGTTCACTAAGCGGTCCGCGCGGCGGCTTCGGCGTCGGCGTCCGCAACTTCTGGCAGTCCCACCCGGGGCAGCTGGACATCCGGGGTGCCGCCACCGCCCAGGCCGCCGTAACGGCGTGGCTGTACTCACCCGAGGCGCAGCCCATGGATCTGCGGTTCTACCACGACGGACTGGGGCAGGACACGTTTGAGGAACAGCTCGAAGGGCTGGAGATCACCTACGAGGACTACGAACCGGGATTCGGCAACCCCGCCGGCATTGCCCGCACCCACGAACTGACGCTGTTCGCCTACGACTCCACTCCGGACGCCGCTGCCCTTGCCGCTGATGCGGAGGCCACCTCCACGCCGCCTCTCCTGCAGGCCACCCCGCAGTACCTGCACTCGGCCGGCGTGTTCGGTGACTGGTCGCCCGTGGACCGCAGCACGCCTGAGCGGGCCGGACTGGAGGACAAGCTGGACTTCCTGTTCGACTTCTACACCGGCCAGGTGGAGCAGCGCCGCTGGTACGGGTTCTGGAACTACGGCGACGTGATGCATACCTACGACGCCGACCGGCACGTCTGGCGCTACGACGTGGGCGGGTACGCCTGGGACAACTCGGAGCTCTCCCCCGACCTGTGGCTCTGGTACATGTACCTGCGGTCCGGGCGGGCGGACGTGTTCCGTTTCGCCGAGGCCATGACCCGCCACACCGGCGAAGTGGACGTCTACCACCTGGGCGAGTGGCGCGGGCTGGGATCCCGGCACAACGTCCAGCACTGGGGCTGCAGCGCCAAGCAGCTGCGGATCAGCACTCCCGCCTACCGCCGGTTCTACTACTACCTGACGGCGGACGAACGCACCGGCGACCTGCTCTCCGAGCTCGTGGACAGCGACCAGAACTTCCTGGGCCTGGACCCCACCCGCAAGGTGCGCCCGGACATCGCCACGTACCGGCCGGACCGGAGCGCGCTGGCCGTGGGCCTGGGAACCGACTGGGGATCGCTGGCCGCCACCTGGCTGACCGACTGGGAACGCACGGGCAACCCGCGCTCACGGGACCGCCTGCTGGGCACCATGGCGGACATCGGCGCCCTGAAATACGGCTTCCTCACGGGCGAAGCGCTGTACGACCTGGATAAAGGAAGGTTCGACGCCGGCCGCGAAGTCATCAGCGTCTCGCACCTAAGTGCGGTGTTCGGGCTGGTGGAAATCTGCAGCGAACTGGTCAGCCTGGTGCCGGATGCCGCGTTTGAAAGCGCCTGGCTGCAGTACTGCCGGCTTTTCCTGGCCACACCCGAAGTACAGGCCCGGGAGGTGGGCCGGCCGCTGGAGGGCATCTACCTGACGCAGGCCCACAGCCGCCTCTCCGCCTACGCAGCCGCGCGGCTGGGTGACGCTGAGCTCGCCGGCCGCGCCTGGGACAGCTTCGCGGAGGGCGGCGAGAACCTCAACCACGGGGAAGCGTTCACGCTGCGGAAGATCGAACCGCCGTATGTCCTCTCTCCCGTGGACGAGGCCCTGACAGTGTCCACCAACGACGCCGCGCAGTTCGGCCTGGCGGTGATCCAGAACCTGGCCCTGATCGGCGGACACCTCCCGGCACTCCAGCCGGTGGGCTAGGCGGCGGCCCATGGCTGGGTTTTGGTCCGGATGCCCTCCCCTGATTCCACGGACTGCTGGATGGTAAGCGCAAGGTACTGGTCGTGGCAGGCTTCCGCGAGGCTGTAAACCTCCGGACCGCCGTGGACGTAGTCGGCCATGCCCTGCAGCAGCGCGGCGACGGAAAGTTCGTCGTCGGCGAGCCGGGCGGGCGCGAACGGGTTCCGGTAGAGCCAGTTCCCGCCCTCCACCAAACCGCGGAGAAACATGCCTTCGTGGTTGCCGGCATGCCCGGCACCGATGCGCCGGATCTCGCTGCGCATGGGCGTACGGAAGTCCTCCACGTAGCGCAGTTCGGTATCGCGGAGCTCGCCACGGTCGCCCCGGACCAGCACGTGCGGGGAGCGGATCCAAGAGCGGTACTGGTCGGTGGTGAAATCGAAGACGCCCAGCCTGCCGCCGAAGTCCAGCCGCGCGGACACGTGCGCCTCATCGATCAGATGGTCTTCCTGCGGATCCCCGGAGCGGTCAGGTCCGGCCTTCATCCTCGAGCGGAACTCGTGGGCGGTCACCTCGGCGTTTTCGAAGCCGATCCCCAGCAGCCGCCTGAGGATGCTGACCCCGTGGTACCCGTGGCAGACCGAGGCGAAGGCCTCTGCAACGCTGCCCAGCCGGCCCGAGCGGGCGATGGCGATCTGCGCCGAGAGCAGGGGTTCCAGGTGGTATTGCTCGGCAACCTGGATCCGCGCGCCGTCCTCCACCAGCCGATACAGGGACAGGAGCCCCTCGAGGTCCGGGGCCGGCGGCGTCTCCGTCAGCACGGGGAGACCCCGCGATGCGGCATCAGCGATGACACCCGGGGCTGCGCCTGCACTGACGGATACAACCGCGAAGTCCGGCGTCGCCTCGTCAAGGAGTTCCGCCAGGGTGGGGTACGCGCAAACGCCCCACTCCCTTTCCACCGCTGTCCGGCTTTCCTCCCGCCTGGCCACCACGCCACAGACCCGGAAGAGGTGCGGAAGGGCCTGGGCTACACGGAGGAAGAAGCCTGCCCGGTAGCCACCGCCAATGACGGCAAAGGTCGTTGGAGGTTTGGTGCTCCCGCCGGCCGGAACGGTGGCGGGGTCTTCATGAGAAAGCGTTTTCATGGGCCCAGTCTGCCTGTTCTGCGGCGGTCAAACCAGCCCCGTTCCGCATGGCGGGACGACGACGGCGTGCGTCAGTGCCGCCGCCGTCCGCCGGCTTCCGCTGTCCTACCGCACCGGAGCCGGTACGGTACCGGCCGGTTCGGCAGCGCCGGCAGGCTCGACGGCGGCAGGAGACTCAGGTGCGCCGCCCGCCGTCGGGCTTTCCTCCGCTTCCCCGCGGAAAGCGCGGAGCATGGCCTCCCGGTCGAACTGGCCTTCCCATTTGGCCACTACGAACGTGGCGACGCAGTTCCCCAGCAGGTTCACGGAGACGCGCATGGAGTCCATGAGGCGGTCGGCGCCCAGGAGCAGGGCCACGCCGGCCACCGGAAAGATGCCCAGGGCGGCCGCGGTGGCCGAGAGCGCCAGGAAGGCCGAACCGGGGACGCCGGCCATGCCCTTGGAAGTCAGCATCAAAATGCCCAGGGCCGCGAGCTGCTGGCCAAGGTCAAGGTTGTGCCCGAAGGCCTGGGCCAGGAACAGCAAGGAGATGGACAGGTACAGCGCGGCGCCGTCCAGGTTAAAGGAGTAGCCCGTAGGCACCACCAGTCCGGTGGTGGCCCGGGAGCAGCCCGCGTTGGTCAGCTTGATCATGATGCGCGGCAGCACGGACTCGGTGGACGCCGTGCCCAGCGCCAGCAGGAATTCTTCGCGGCTGTACTTGATGAACTGCCACAGCGGCACCCGCGGGTACACCCAGGCCACCACGAACAGCAGCCCGATGAAGATGATGGCCGCACCATAGCAGGCCGCGATCAACAGTGCGTAAGTGCTCAGTGAGCCAAGGCCGTACTGGCCGATGATGAACGCCATGGCGCCGAAGGCACCCACCGGGGCAACGCGCATCACCCAGCCCATGATCTTGAAGAACAGCTCCAGCACCGTCTCCAGGAGCGTCACCACGGGCAGGCAGCGTTCCCGGCCCACCACCACGATCGCCGCGCCGAAGAACACCGAAAAGCAGAGCACCTGCAACAGGCTGTTGGACGCGAAGGCACCCACCACGCTGGTGGGAATGATGCCCAGCAGGAAGGCACCGGCGTCCTTGGGCGGGGCCGTTCCGGTCTTGGCATTGAGGGCGTCCTGGGACAGCGTATTCGGATCGATGTTCAGGCCCGCGCCCGGCTGGACGATATTGCCCACCACAAGACCGAACACCAGGGCGAAGAGCGTAGCGCCGGTGAAGTACAGCAGCGCTTTCACGCCCACCCGGCCCACGGCCTTCACGTCGCCAACGGCCGAGATGCCGGTGACAATCACCAGGAAGATCAGCGGAGCGATGATCATCTTGATCAGCTGGATGAAACCGTCACCCAGCGGCCGCAGGGCCGAACCGAGATCGGGCCAGAAGTGGCCGACCCCGATGCCCAGGCACACGGCCGCCAGAATCTGGAAGAAGAGCGACTTGTAAAGCGGCTTCTTCGGGGCCGCACTGCTTGCGTCGGGCACCAGGGGCAAGGGGAGTTTCATCAGGGCTGCCAATCAACGGGGAAAAGGGGCGCTGGACGCCTTCAGGTCATAGGCAACGCTAGGGACCCCGTGTTTCCGGAATGCTAAATCCGTACTGCGGAATTGTTTAACCGCAGAATGGAATCTGCCGTCCGTGCGGGCGGTGCCGCCCTATACCTGGTCATCCCAGGTGCCGGCGTCCTTGGCCGCATCCTCCGGCTTGCGTTCCGCGTCCGGCTCGCCGCTGCCCACGTACGACGCCGGAACGGTGCCTGCCGCCTGCGTCTGCTGCTCTTCGCGGATGTTCTTCGCCGGACCTGCGCCCGGATGCCCCTGCTGCTGGTCGACGGCATCGGGATCGCCGGGGCCGATCAGCTTTGCGGGGTCGGTTGCAGCTTCGTGGGGGTCGGTCATAATGGCGCCTTTCGTTTGTGTTTGGCCTACGTGCGACCTTTCGTTTTCAACGTCCGGCCGGCACTGCAAGCCTATGGCTTCGCGTCGTGCAGTGGCGAGGTTTCCAGATGCATAACATCCGGAATCAATCCCGGTTTTTCCCGTGAAATCGCGGAAAATAGGGGCTTCGCGACTCTGGCGCTTGAGCAAAAGCAGGCGGACGATTGTACTACCGGGCCACGAATTCACGTGGGAAGAGCCCGGAGTCAAGCCCCCGCAGAGACCGGGTGTGCTGTTTGAAACCGGATGGAACTGGGCGCCGCTTCACAGGGGAGTGAGATCGCGGCTGGCCAGTCCTGCCCGAAAATGATCACTCGCATCCTTATGTAGGAGCAAGAGAAATGTCCATCACTCAATCAACCAAATCCCGCCCCTTCGGAACCCGATTCGCATTGATTTCGGCTGTTTCGCTGGGTCTTATTGGCGGACCTGTTGCACTGGCTGTGCCCGCGGACGCATCGACGTCGTTGCGCGGTTGTACCGTGAACCCGCTGAAGCCGACGGACGCGGGCAAGAACCTCGCAGAGTTTAAGATCAGGATCCACTGCAACGGCAACAAGATCGTGGATGTCCGCCAGAAGCGCTTTGAAAAGGACCGGCATGGGCGCGACGACAGGCTCGGCAGTTCCGAATGGCGGAGGCTGGAGTTCAACCGGCACGATGAGCGCATGACCCTCAGCAAGAAGGACAGTGTCGAGAAGGACAAGGGCAAGGACCGCGTGTACCAGGAAGTCTCCTTCCGGGTTAAGAGCGGCAACAACTGGTCCGACTGGACCCAGTGGGAGAGGAGCGACGTAGCCGTCATCCGCTGACCGCTCCGTCGTCCGATCCTCACGGAGCCAGGGGCGCCACGCCCCTGGCTCTTCCATTCCATCCGAATCCGTTCCAACCCAAGGAGACGCCGTGAGCACACGCGTGGAAAAGCAGATACTGGTCAACGTGCCGGTGAGCGAGGCCTACAAGCAATGGACCCGGTTCGAGGACTTCCCACACTTTATGCCCGGGGTAGAGAGCGTCACCCGGCTCGGTGATGACCGCCTGAAATGGGTGGCCCGCATCGCAGGGGTCCGCCGGGAATGGGAAGCCAACATCCTGGAGCAGGTCCCGGACCGCCGGGTGGCGTGGGCGGCCACCGCGGGGGCCACC
Above is a window of Arthrobacter sp. FB24 DNA encoding:
- a CDS encoding exo-rhamnogalacturonan lyase family protein; the protein is MTTEAALNWLDGVAPAGLSGGTTWGMPFARGSLAGVSEISVSDADGRPVASQAWPLATWPDGSLKWAGVALPAVDAPSAHYRVTSDGGASPESGPSPEAAPAQEITVTETEDAMTISTGTLDMVINRNGSSLFATLSRAGTVVARDGKLVSLLQDGVAEAAGSVSRQAFTGEVTAVVLEQSGPVRAVVRLEGSHRPDNHSDGRSWLPFVVRFYFHAGARSVRMVHSFIWDGDAERDFLAGLGVRFTVPLEGQLHDRHVRIAGADGGFLTEAVRGLTGLRRDPGEAVRRAQIEGRATPPLEEWSDLVSKRLHLIPAWNDYTLTQLSADGFELRKRTGEGHGWVGISGGTRAAGFCSLSGPRGGFGVGVRNFWQSHPGQLDIRGAATAQAAVTAWLYSPEAQPMDLRFYHDGLGQDTFEEQLEGLEITYEDYEPGFGNPAGIARTHELTLFAYDSTPDAAALAADAEATSTPPLLQATPQYLHSAGVFGDWSPVDRSTPERAGLEDKLDFLFDFYTGQVEQRRWYGFWNYGDVMHTYDADRHVWRYDVGGYAWDNSELSPDLWLWYMYLRSGRADVFRFAEAMTRHTGEVDVYHLGEWRGLGSRHNVQHWGCSAKQLRISTPAYRRFYYYLTADERTGDLLSELVDSDQNFLGLDPTRKVRPDIATYRPDRSALAVGLGTDWGSLAATWLTDWERTGNPRSRDRLLGTMADIGALKYGFLTGEALYDLDKGRFDAGREVISVSHLSAVFGLVEICSELVSLVPDAAFESAWLQYCRLFLATPEVQAREVGRPLEGIYLTQAHSRLSAYAAARLGDAELAGRAWDSFAEGGENLNHGEAFTLRKIEPPYVLSPVDEALTVSTNDAAQFGLAVIQNLALIGGHLPALQPVG
- a CDS encoding Gfo/Idh/MocA family protein, with protein sequence MKTLSHEDPATVPAGGSTKPPTTFAVIGGGYRAGFFLRVAQALPHLFRVCGVVARREESRTAVEREWGVCAYPTLAELLDEATPDFAVVSVSAGAAPGVIADAASRGLPVLTETPPAPDLEGLLSLYRLVEDGARIQVAEQYHLEPLLSAQIAIARSGRLGSVAEAFASVCHGYHGVSILRRLLGIGFENAEVTAHEFRSRMKAGPDRSGDPQEDHLIDEAHVSARLDFGGRLGVFDFTTDQYRSWIRSPHVLVRGDRGELRDTELRYVEDFRTPMRSEIRRIGAGHAGNHEGMFLRGLVEGGNWLYRNPFAPARLADDELSVAALLQGMADYVHGGPEVYSLAEACHDQYLALTIQQSVESGEGIRTKTQPWAAA
- a CDS encoding C4-dicarboxylate transporter DctA; the encoded protein is MKLPLPLVPDASSAAPKKPLYKSLFFQILAAVCLGIGVGHFWPDLGSALRPLGDGFIQLIKMIIAPLIFLVIVTGISAVGDVKAVGRVGVKALLYFTGATLFALVFGLVVGNIVQPGAGLNIDPNTLSQDALNAKTGTAPPKDAGAFLLGIIPTSVVGAFASNSLLQVLCFSVFFGAAIVVVGRERCLPVVTLLETVLELFFKIMGWVMRVAPVGAFGAMAFIIGQYGLGSLSTYALLIAACYGAAIIFIGLLFVVAWVYPRVPLWQFIKYSREEFLLALGTASTESVLPRIMIKLTNAGCSRATTGLVVPTGYSFNLDGAALYLSISLLFLAQAFGHNLDLGQQLAALGILMLTSKGMAGVPGSAFLALSATAAALGIFPVAGVALLLGADRLMDSMRVSVNLLGNCVATFVVAKWEGQFDREAMLRAFRGEAEESPTAGGAPESPAAVEPAGAAEPAGTVPAPVR
- a CDS encoding VOC family protein, whose translation is MLSIGSIVIRVDDLPSQMAFWQAALGFEPRHEPEADFVILQPPGGAGTCISLDRVPSSVHIPPRIHLDLYTEDQSGEVQRLLDLGATRIEWSKRPADADYVIMADPEGNRFCVIDTAGRGATQGSEPGT